The following are encoded together in the Magnetospirillum gryphiswaldense MSR-1 v2 genome:
- the mrdA gene encoding penicillin-binding protein 2 → MYHDNDRTKLFSRRALMLASGKGALISALIARMYYLQVVEADRYTMLSEENRVAIRLLLPPRGLILDRSGIAMAVNQHNYRVLVVSEKSPSLDYTLDALSQIITLTDHDRARVTKEVRRRRSFVPITVRENLSWEEVARIEVNAPDLPGVMIDVGQSRFYPLEHLGAHILGYVSAVSENDQSDNDPLEELPGFRIGKAGVEKIYDMALRGRGGTSQEEVNAVGRVMRELERREGEPGVDLALTLDTRLQEYAAQRLGDESAAVVVMDIHTGDVIVMASTPSFDPNAFNRGLTHDEWKELSTNPRAPLQNKAISGTFAPGSTFKMVVAIAALEAGVISPEQTVLCRGHTELGSIKFHCWKKGGHGSVDLINAIKGSCDVYFYEIARRVGFDKVAEVANRFGLGVHTGIDLPNERPGLIPTRAWKRKALKQPWHPGESLINGIGQGYCLTTPLQLAVMTARIANGGQQVVPHVARDLITEKDSAPRPAPNWPSCGVSQRSLMLVRKGMNAVSNEPGGTAFRARIEQDGMWLSGKTGTAQVRRITMRERETGVKKNDELPWKERDHALFVAYAPEDAPRFSIAVVVEHGGGGSAVAAPIARDIMLEVQKRERARVASGQNCADHACDHKEHG, encoded by the coding sequence ATGTACCACGACAACGACCGGACCAAACTGTTCAGCCGCCGGGCCTTGATGCTGGCCAGCGGCAAGGGCGCCCTGATCAGTGCCCTGATCGCCCGCATGTATTATTTGCAGGTGGTGGAAGCCGACCGCTACACCATGCTGTCCGAGGAAAACCGCGTCGCCATCCGCCTGCTGCTGCCGCCGCGCGGGCTTATTTTGGATCGCAGCGGCATCGCCATGGCCGTCAACCAACACAATTACCGGGTGCTGGTGGTGTCGGAAAAGTCGCCGTCGCTGGATTACACCCTGGATGCGCTGTCGCAGATCATCACGCTGACCGACCATGACCGCGCCCGCGTCACCAAGGAAGTTCGCCGCCGCCGGTCCTTTGTGCCGATCACCGTGCGTGAAAACCTGTCGTGGGAGGAAGTGGCCCGCATCGAGGTCAACGCCCCCGATCTGCCCGGCGTCATGATCGACGTCGGCCAAAGCCGGTTTTATCCACTGGAACATCTGGGCGCCCATATTCTGGGGTATGTCTCGGCGGTGTCGGAAAACGACCAGAGCGACAACGATCCGCTGGAGGAACTGCCCGGCTTCCGTATCGGCAAGGCCGGGGTGGAAAAGATCTATGACATGGCGCTGCGCGGTCGCGGCGGCACCAGCCAGGAAGAGGTCAACGCGGTGGGCCGCGTCATGCGCGAGCTTGAGCGACGCGAGGGTGAGCCGGGCGTTGATCTGGCGCTGACCTTGGACACCCGGTTGCAGGAATATGCGGCCCAGCGCCTGGGCGACGAATCGGCGGCGGTGGTGGTAATGGACATCCATACCGGCGACGTCATCGTCATGGCCTCGACGCCGTCCTTCGATCCCAATGCCTTCAATCGCGGCCTGACCCACGACGAATGGAAGGAATTGTCCACCAACCCGCGGGCGCCTTTGCAGAACAAGGCCATTTCCGGCACCTTCGCGCCGGGCTCCACCTTCAAGATGGTGGTGGCCATCGCCGCCTTGGAAGCCGGGGTGATCAGCCCGGAACAGACGGTACTGTGCCGGGGCCACACCGAGTTGGGCAGCATCAAGTTTCACTGCTGGAAAAAGGGCGGCCATGGTTCCGTCGATCTGATCAATGCCATCAAGGGCTCGTGCGACGTCTACTTCTATGAAATCGCCCGCCGTGTCGGCTTCGACAAGGTGGCCGAGGTGGCCAACCGTTTCGGCCTGGGCGTGCATACCGGCATCGACCTGCCCAACGAACGGCCCGGCCTGATCCCCACTCGCGCCTGGAAGCGCAAGGCCTTGAAACAGCCCTGGCATCCGGGTGAAAGCCTGATCAACGGCATTGGCCAGGGCTACTGCCTGACCACGCCCTTGCAATTGGCGGTGATGACCGCGCGCATCGCCAATGGTGGTCAGCAGGTGGTACCGCATGTGGCCCGCGACCTGATCACCGAAAAGGATTCCGCCCCGCGCCCCGCCCCCAACTGGCCGTCCTGCGGCGTGTCGCAACGCAGCCTGATGCTGGTGCGCAAGGGTATGAACGCGGTGTCCAACGAACCCGGCGGCACGGCGTTTCGCGCTCGTATCGAGCAAGACGGCATGTGGCTGTCGGGCAAGACCGGCACCGCCCAGGTGCGCCGCATCACCATGCGCGAGCGCGAAACCGGGGTGAAGAAGAACGATGAATTGCCGTGGAAGGAACGCGACCACGCCCTGTTCGTCGCCTATGCCCCCGAGGATGCACCGCGCTTTTCCATCGCCGTAGTGGTGGAACATGGCGGCGGCGGTTCGGCGGTGGCCGCGCCCATCGCCCGCGACATCATGCTGGAAGTGCAAAAGCGTGAACGCGCCCGCGTCGCCTCTGGCCAGAACTGCGCCGATCATGCCTGCGACCACAAGGAGCATGGCTGA